Genomic DNA from Paenibacillus sp. KS-LC4:
CCTGAGTTTGAACATCGAAAAATCCCCCTCTCAAAATGACGGTGATATACTTCGCGTATATCAACTCCGATACACGAAAGTATATCACATCGTCTTCTGAATGAGGGGGTGTAATAATAGCCAGCAATTCCAACTGTTACAGCTAAAGCAGCATTTACAGCTAGGACGCTTTGTCACCGACTAAACGATATTGCTTCACAAATACGCCGTCACGGAATGAATAAAAAGCGTAATAATATTTCGTTATCGCTTCATCACGGCTATAAAAAATTTCCCAAACGGGCTCGCCATTCAGCAATCCCGGCTGTGTCCTTTTTATAGCCGCATCCGGCTCGCTGCTCTGTAAAGCCGCTTCCGCCTGTTCTGCTGTAATATGTTCCGTTGGTTTCAGTGTAAGGACAGGACCTTCGGCTGCTGTCAGAAATACGTAAACTTCTTGTTCATCCGCGGTTTTCCCTTGTACGACCCAGGAAATGCCATCCCACACCTGCTTCGTTATGCCTGTAACTTCCGTTAACTTTGCAGCCTCTATAGCATACGCCTTAATTGGAGCTTCCTCTGCCCATAATTCCTTATGCACATCGCGGTAATAA
This window encodes:
- a CDS encoding DUF5590 domain-containing protein → MRARTRKPFWTVKRAVFISFVFVIALLTVTIVYYRDVHKELWAEEAPIKAYAIEAAKLTEVTGITKQVWDGISWVVQGKTADEQEVYVFLTAAEGPVLTLKPTEHITAEQAEAALQSSEPDAAIKRTQPGLLNGEPVWEIFYSRDEAITKYYYAFYSFRDGVFVKQYRLVGDKAS